Proteins encoded together in one Pseudoalteromonas xiamenensis window:
- the iscR gene encoding Fe-S cluster assembly transcriptional regulator IscR yields MKLTSKGRYAVTAMLDVALHASIGPVPLADISERQEISLSYLEQLFARLRKHGLVSSVRGPGGGYLLGREAAAISVGDVINAVDESVDATRCHGSTGGCQSGLRCLTHSLWSDLSIRIEDFLNNITLAELVSNTDVQSVATRQDNQVKNTVQQLNNIQVSCQL; encoded by the coding sequence ATGAAACTCACATCAAAAGGTAGATACGCGGTTACCGCCATGTTGGACGTGGCATTACACGCGAGTATTGGGCCAGTTCCCCTTGCCGATATTTCCGAGCGACAAGAAATTTCATTGTCCTATTTAGAGCAACTTTTTGCTCGTTTACGTAAACACGGACTTGTCAGCTCGGTACGTGGCCCAGGCGGTGGTTATTTACTCGGTCGTGAAGCCGCGGCGATTTCTGTTGGTGACGTGATTAACGCGGTTGACGAATCGGTTGACGCGACACGTTGCCATGGATCAACCGGTGGTTGCCAAAGTGGTCTACGTTGTCTGACCCACTCTTTGTGGTCAGATTTGAGCATTCGAATAGAAGACTTTTTGAACAATATTACACTCGCTGAGTTGGTATCGAATACAGATGTTCAATCTGTGGCGACACGCCAAGATAACCAAGTCAAAAATACAGTGCAGCAATTAAATAATATTCAGGTGAGCTGTCAACTTTAG
- the trmJ gene encoding tRNA (cytosine(32)/uridine(32)-2'-O)-methyltransferase TrmJ, translating into MALSDIRIVLVNTSHSGNIGSVARAMKTMGLSKLYLVDPACEVDSHASALAAGATDVLGASQTVASLQEAIADCSLVIGTSARSRTLSWPMVEPRECADKLVAEAVNGPVALVFGRENSGLTNEELQLCNYHVCIPANPEYSSLNLAMAVMTLSYEIRMSHLATQDKVIEEDDVRYPTQQQMDLFFEHLEKTLNETGFIIKQHPGIVMTRLRRLFTRARPEDQELNILRGILTSIDRSINDKKVD; encoded by the coding sequence ATGGCTTTAAGTGATATTCGAATTGTACTGGTGAACACCTCCCACTCTGGCAATATCGGCTCGGTAGCCCGAGCGATGAAGACGATGGGGCTGTCAAAGTTATATCTTGTCGATCCTGCGTGTGAAGTGGATAGTCATGCAAGTGCACTGGCTGCTGGTGCAACGGATGTACTTGGCGCAAGTCAAACGGTTGCTTCGTTGCAAGAAGCCATTGCGGACTGCTCATTGGTGATTGGCACAAGCGCGCGTTCAAGAACGTTGTCTTGGCCGATGGTTGAACCACGTGAATGTGCGGATAAGTTAGTTGCAGAAGCCGTTAATGGCCCAGTTGCGTTAGTGTTTGGTCGTGAAAACAGCGGCTTAACGAATGAAGAATTGCAGCTTTGTAACTACCACGTATGTATTCCTGCGAACCCAGAATATAGCTCGCTAAATCTTGCGATGGCCGTCATGACGCTTAGTTATGAAATCCGCATGTCGCATCTCGCCACTCAAGATAAAGTGATTGAAGAAGACGACGTACGTTACCCAACTCAACAACAAATGGATCTGTTTTTCGAGCATTTAGAAAAAACCTTGAATGAAACGGGTTTCATCATCAAACAGCACCCAGGTATCGTGATGACACGCCTGCGTCGCTTGTTCACACGCGCAAGACCAGAAGATCAAGAACTTAATATTTTGCGCGGTATTCTGACGTCTATAGACCGTTCAATTAATGACAAAAAAGTAGACTAA